A portion of the Lolium rigidum isolate FL_2022 chromosome 1, APGP_CSIRO_Lrig_0.1, whole genome shotgun sequence genome contains these proteins:
- the LOC124671933 gene encoding protein FLOWERING LOCUS T-like yields MSRDPLIVGGIVGNVVDYFDASARLRVLYSNREITNGSELRPSQVANQPTVHITGLPGSHYTLVMIDPDAPTPSNPSQREYLLWLVTDIPEGRDVRHGTEVVAYERPQPTAGIHRIAFVVFRQAVRQVISAPGWRSNFITRDLAECYSLGGPVAAAYFNCQREGTCGGRRYR; encoded by the exons ATGTCGAGGGATCCGCTGATCGTCGGGGGGATCGTCGGCAACGTCGTCGACTACTTCGACGCGTCGGCGCGGCTGAGGGTGTTGTACAGCAACCGCGAGATCACTAATGGGTCCGAGCTGAGGCCGTCGCAGGTGGCGAACCAGCCGACGGTGCACATCACGGGGCTGCCCGGATCACACTACACGCTC GTGATGATAGACCCTGATGCACCTACCCCAAGCAACCCTTCCCAAAGGGAGTACCTCCTTTG GTTGGTCACAGACATACCAGAAGGACGTGACGTGCGTCATG GAACTGAAGTGGTGGCGTACGAGAGGCCGCAGCCGACGGCGGGGATCCACCGTATAGCGTTCGTGGTGTTCCGGCAGGCGGTGCGCCAGGTGATCTCGGCACCAGGGTGGCGCTCCAACTTCATCACACGGGACTTGGCCGAGTGTTACAGCCTCGGTGGTCCGGTAGCGGCCGCCTATTTCAACTGCCAAAGGGAGGGCACCTGCGGTGGGCGTAGGTACAGGTGA